A section of the Cryobacterium soli genome encodes:
- a CDS encoding response regulator — MTDTIRVLIVEDDFAVAALHRRFLARLDGFSVVGTELTAAAAAAAIESGEVDLVLLDMFLPDASGLDLLRTVRAASAGQLDVIMVTAAPDPELVRQALELGVVDYLLKPFLPDDFTARMRRYADRRHEALALDSADLTQAQIDSMQGRKAQAPRAPLPKGLSENTARLVSETLLATETPVTATALAETLGLSRVSARRYLEHFAAVDLVEVTAKYGDVGRPQNLYRWTGSSGY, encoded by the coding sequence ATGACCGACACGATCCGGGTGCTCATCGTGGAGGACGACTTCGCCGTCGCCGCCCTGCATCGGCGGTTCCTCGCAAGACTCGACGGTTTCAGCGTCGTGGGCACCGAGCTGACCGCCGCCGCCGCTGCCGCCGCAATCGAGTCGGGCGAGGTGGACCTCGTGCTGCTGGACATGTTCCTGCCGGACGCGTCGGGCCTGGACCTGCTGCGCACGGTGCGCGCGGCATCCGCAGGTCAACTCGACGTCATCATGGTCACGGCCGCGCCGGATCCGGAGCTGGTCAGGCAGGCTCTGGAACTGGGCGTGGTCGACTACCTGCTCAAGCCGTTCCTGCCCGACGATTTCACCGCCAGGATGCGCCGTTATGCCGACCGACGCCACGAGGCACTGGCCTTGGACAGTGCCGATCTGACCCAGGCTCAGATCGACTCGATGCAGGGCAGGAAGGCGCAGGCTCCCCGTGCGCCCTTGCCGAAGGGGCTCTCCGAGAACACGGCCCGGCTCGTCAGCGAGACCCTGCTCGCCACCGAGACTCCGGTGACGGCGACGGCTTTGGCCGAGACTCTCGGCCTGTCCAGGGTGAGCGCCCGACGGTATCTCGAGCACTTCGCCGCCGTCGATTTGGTGGAGGTGACCGCGAAGTACGGCGACGTCGGCCGGCCGCAGAATCTATACCGCTGGACCGGCAGCAGCGGCTACTGA
- a CDS encoding tripartite tricarboxylate transporter permease: MDQITLLLEGFSGALTPINLLWVLVGAVLGTAVGVLPGLGSSMAVALLLPVTFSLDPTAAFIMFAGIYFGGLFGDSTAGILLNTPGNSSAIASSFEGNRMAKSGRAGKALATAALGAFFGGTLATLVTVFAMPLLVSMATMFGPAEYFALAAFAFLAVSSVVSESIVRGLLSLGVGLALMLVGIDGPSGTERFTFGLPQLFDGLSIVVITVGLLALGEVFSVASRIHREDKSVQIIRQGRAWLNLSDLRRAAPAWLRGTAFGLPFGIIPAGGAEVPTFLAYGTEKRLAKARGDKNFGSIGSIRGVAAPEAAANATAGTAMGALLALGLPTSATAAIMLAAFQQYGLQPGPLLFSRTPELVWTLIASLFIGLVALLILNMGFASLWAKLLLVPKHYLYAGITVLAVLGVYAMGSSVVDVWALIAIGLIGLLMRRFRIPLAPVMIAVVLGPLAETELRRALAVSAGDPAVLVASPFTITLYTILVIITVVSIVQHLRKRRSAGSGPDRSADDTVSSHTETTARR, translated from the coding sequence ATGGACCAGATCACGCTTCTTCTCGAGGGCTTCTCCGGAGCCCTCACCCCCATCAACCTGCTCTGGGTGCTCGTCGGCGCCGTTCTCGGCACCGCCGTGGGGGTGCTGCCCGGACTCGGCTCATCGATGGCGGTGGCCCTCCTGCTGCCGGTGACCTTCAGCCTGGACCCGACCGCCGCGTTCATCATGTTCGCCGGTATCTACTTCGGAGGCCTCTTCGGCGACTCCACGGCCGGCATCCTGCTCAACACGCCGGGAAACTCGTCGGCCATCGCCTCCTCCTTCGAGGGCAACCGGATGGCCAAGAGCGGGCGTGCCGGCAAGGCTCTGGCCACCGCGGCCCTCGGCGCCTTCTTCGGGGGTACGCTGGCCACCCTCGTGACGGTCTTCGCCATGCCACTGCTCGTGTCAATGGCCACGATGTTCGGCCCCGCCGAGTACTTCGCACTGGCGGCGTTCGCGTTCCTCGCCGTAAGCTCGGTCGTCTCCGAGTCGATCGTGCGCGGGCTGCTTTCGCTCGGAGTCGGGCTGGCGCTCATGTTGGTCGGCATAGACGGCCCCAGCGGCACCGAACGATTCACCTTCGGCCTGCCCCAGCTTTTCGACGGCCTGTCCATCGTTGTCATCACGGTGGGGTTGCTCGCCCTTGGTGAGGTCTTCTCGGTGGCCTCCCGCATCCACCGCGAAGACAAGTCGGTGCAGATCATCCGCCAGGGCCGGGCCTGGCTGAACCTCTCGGACCTCCGGCGCGCCGCTCCGGCGTGGCTACGGGGCACGGCGTTCGGGCTGCCCTTCGGCATCATCCCGGCCGGCGGCGCCGAGGTTCCCACCTTCCTCGCCTACGGCACCGAGAAGCGTCTGGCGAAGGCGCGCGGTGACAAGAACTTCGGCTCGATCGGCAGCATCCGTGGTGTCGCCGCACCCGAGGCCGCGGCGAACGCCACGGCCGGCACCGCCATGGGAGCGCTCCTCGCTCTCGGCCTGCCCACGTCGGCCACGGCAGCGATCATGCTCGCGGCCTTCCAGCAGTACGGCCTGCAGCCGGGGCCGCTGCTCTTCTCGCGCACTCCCGAACTCGTCTGGACCCTCATCGCCTCCCTGTTCATCGGCCTGGTCGCGCTGCTCATCCTGAACATGGGGTTCGCCTCGCTCTGGGCGAAGTTGCTCCTGGTGCCCAAGCACTACCTCTACGCCGGCATCACGGTGCTCGCCGTTCTCGGGGTGTACGCCATGGGGTCGTCGGTTGTGGACGTCTGGGCGCTCATCGCTATCGGGCTCATCGGCCTGCTGATGCGACGCTTCCGCATTCCTCTGGCCCCGGTCATGATCGCCGTGGTGCTGGGACCTCTTGCCGAGACCGAGCTGCGACGCGCTCTCGCCGTCTCGGCGGGTGACCCCGCTGTGCTGGTCGCCAGTCCATTCACGATCACCCTGTACACGATCCTCGTCATCATCACCGTGGTGTCGATCGTGCAGCATCTGAGAAAGCGGCGCTCGGCCGGCTCAGGCCCCGACCGGTCCGCTGATGACACCGTGTCAAGCCACACCGAGACCACGGCACGCCGCTGA
- the tcuA gene encoding FAD-dependent tricarballylate dehydrogenase TcuA: MAEDDTTAIDVIVVGGGNAGFSAVHAAAERGRRVLLLERGEQNEAGGNSFYTAGATRVPHDGLDDLRPLVQPDERHDRSIVPPYSVDDFRADLVKVTEGGNDPDLTEVLVHEARPTVEWLAGLGLKYRLMYERQAYDRPDGSYLFWGGLHIGNVGGGEGLIADHTRVALAEGAEVRYGQHVVDLVTGDSGEVVGVRLADGTELYAQTVVIASGGFEASPALREAEMGAGWQNAKVRGTPFNTGELLEAGLRLGAARGGDWTTCHSVQWDAFTAQNESNRSLTNRLTRQSYPLGILVNREGTRFLDEGADFRNYTYAKYGREILAQPGSVAWQIFDETLRPMLRTEEYDMPGISVETADTLEHLAEKIGIPVAAFTRTVAEFNESIDRSVAFDPTVKDGRKAAVQPPKSNWASPLETGPFYAFGVTCGITFTFGGLKTDTNGRVLREDGTEIPGLFACGEALGGLFSKNYPGGSGLTAGMVFGRRAGQLA, translated from the coding sequence ATGGCCGAGGATGACACGACCGCGATCGACGTAATCGTCGTGGGCGGAGGAAACGCCGGATTCAGCGCCGTGCACGCGGCAGCGGAACGAGGCCGCCGGGTGCTGCTGCTGGAGCGCGGCGAGCAGAACGAGGCCGGCGGCAACAGCTTCTACACCGCCGGAGCCACCCGGGTTCCGCACGACGGTCTCGACGACCTGCGTCCGCTGGTGCAGCCCGACGAACGGCACGACCGCTCCATAGTTCCGCCGTATTCCGTCGACGATTTCAGGGCGGACCTGGTGAAGGTCACCGAGGGTGGCAACGACCCCGACCTCACCGAGGTTCTCGTGCATGAGGCACGGCCGACGGTCGAGTGGCTCGCGGGCCTGGGCCTGAAGTACAGGCTCATGTACGAGCGTCAGGCCTACGACAGGCCCGACGGCTCCTACCTTTTCTGGGGAGGCCTGCACATCGGCAACGTAGGCGGGGGCGAGGGTCTCATTGCCGATCACACCCGGGTCGCCCTCGCGGAGGGCGCGGAGGTCCGGTACGGCCAGCACGTCGTCGATCTGGTCACGGGCGACTCAGGCGAGGTCGTGGGTGTGCGCCTGGCGGACGGAACCGAGCTGTACGCTCAGACCGTCGTCATCGCATCCGGTGGATTCGAAGCCAGCCCCGCCCTCCGCGAAGCCGAGATGGGCGCCGGATGGCAGAACGCCAAGGTGCGCGGCACACCGTTCAACACCGGCGAGCTGCTCGAGGCCGGGCTGCGGCTCGGCGCCGCCCGCGGCGGAGACTGGACGACCTGCCACTCGGTGCAGTGGGATGCCTTCACCGCGCAGAACGAGTCCAACCGGAGCCTGACCAACCGGCTCACCCGCCAGTCCTACCCGCTGGGAATCCTGGTCAACCGCGAGGGGACACGGTTCCTCGACGAAGGCGCCGACTTCCGCAACTATACCTACGCCAAGTACGGCCGGGAGATTCTCGCGCAGCCGGGTTCGGTGGCCTGGCAGATCTTCGACGAGACGCTGCGCCCGATGCTGCGCACCGAGGAGTACGACATGCCCGGCATCTCCGTCGAAACTGCCGACACCCTGGAGCACCTGGCCGAGAAGATCGGTATCCCGGTCGCAGCGTTCACCCGCACGGTGGCGGAGTTCAACGAGTCCATCGATCGCTCCGTCGCCTTCGACCCCACGGTCAAGGACGGCCGGAAAGCCGCCGTGCAGCCACCCAAGAGCAACTGGGCGTCCCCGTTGGAGACCGGACCGTTCTACGCCTTCGGCGTGACCTGCGGCATCACCTTCACCTTCGGCGGGCTGAAGACCGACACCAACGGACGGGTGCTGCGCGAGGACGGCACCGAGATCCCCGGTCTTTTCGCTTGCGGCGAGGCTCTCGGGGGCCTGTTCTCGAAGAACTATCCCGGTGGCTCCGGCCTCACCGCCGGCATGGTGTTCGGGCGCCGGGCGGGCCAGCTGGCGTAG
- a CDS encoding PLP-dependent aminotransferase family protein yields the protein MHEDSTTADAPPGESAHLAIERRLRRLAATRPAGERLPSTRTLVLEHAASPLTVQRAVQRLVLEGLVETRPGAGSFVARRPGVHRADFGWQTTALGTPRTGADTIGAALATAGPGVISLHSGYPTEELLPTRLVRSALVRAARTSTAVERAPLAGLAELRTWFAAELAPTGASAVAPPTADDVVITPGGQSALSSIFRALAAPGDAIVMESPTYWGAMAAARQAGLRVVPIGRGAGAPAAGDLDDALAASGARLFYAQPHFANPTGALWTSTERAEILAVIRARGVYLIEDDWAHDFGIDTDVVPLAADDANGHVVYVRSLTKSLSPAIRVGAVVARGPALARIQADRTVDDLYVSGILQSAAVDVLTDPGWRSHLARLRAALRARRDEMARQVRGQLGTDALELIPRGGLNLWVRTRDGVDMRDLARRSRAAGVLFSPGDDWFPAEPTGSFLRLNYSRARPEIFEEAVATIAGLLP from the coding sequence ATGCACGAGGATAGCACCACGGCCGACGCCCCGCCCGGCGAATCTGCCCACCTGGCGATCGAACGGCGCCTGCGCCGGCTGGCGGCGACCCGACCCGCGGGTGAGCGGTTGCCCTCCACGCGCACCCTGGTGCTTGAGCACGCGGCCAGTCCGCTCACGGTGCAGCGTGCCGTCCAGCGGCTGGTGCTCGAAGGACTCGTGGAGACCCGGCCGGGGGCGGGCAGCTTCGTGGCCCGGCGGCCCGGGGTGCACCGGGCCGACTTCGGCTGGCAGACCACCGCACTGGGCACCCCGCGCACCGGCGCTGACACCATCGGTGCCGCACTGGCCACCGCCGGCCCCGGAGTCATCTCCCTGCACTCGGGCTACCCGACCGAGGAGCTGCTGCCCACCCGGTTGGTGCGGTCGGCGCTCGTGCGCGCGGCCCGTACGAGCACCGCCGTCGAGCGGGCTCCCCTGGCCGGGCTGGCAGAGCTGCGCACCTGGTTCGCCGCGGAGTTGGCGCCCACCGGCGCATCCGCGGTCGCCCCGCCCACCGCCGACGATGTCGTGATCACGCCGGGCGGGCAGAGCGCGCTGTCGTCGATCTTCCGGGCGCTGGCCGCGCCGGGCGACGCCATCGTGATGGAGTCGCCCACCTACTGGGGTGCGATGGCGGCCGCCCGCCAGGCCGGACTGCGGGTGGTGCCCATCGGCCGGGGCGCAGGGGCGCCCGCCGCCGGCGACCTCGACGACGCGTTGGCGGCCAGCGGGGCGCGGCTGTTCTACGCGCAACCGCACTTTGCCAACCCCACCGGGGCGCTCTGGACAAGCACCGAACGTGCCGAAATCCTGGCCGTGATCCGGGCCCGCGGGGTCTACCTCATCGAGGACGACTGGGCGCACGACTTCGGCATCGACACGGATGTCGTGCCGCTGGCGGCCGACGACGCCAACGGGCACGTCGTGTACGTGCGGTCGCTCACCAAGAGCCTCTCCCCCGCTATCCGGGTGGGCGCCGTCGTGGCGCGCGGCCCGGCGCTGGCGCGCATCCAGGCCGATCGCACCGTCGACGACCTCTATGTCAGCGGCATCCTGCAGTCCGCCGCCGTCGACGTGCTCACCGATCCCGGCTGGCGCAGCCACCTCGCCCGACTGCGCGCGGCGTTGCGCGCCCGCCGCGACGAGATGGCCCGGCAGGTGCGCGGCCAGTTGGGCACAGATGCGCTCGAGCTGATTCCCCGGGGCGGCCTCAACCTCTGGGTGCGCACACGCGACGGCGTCGACATGCGCGACCTCGCCCGCCGCAGCCGCGCGGCCGGTGTGCTGTTCTCCCCCGGCGACGACTGGTTCCCCGCCGAACCGACCGGCTCGTTCCTGCGGCTGAACTACTCCCGCGCTCGCCCCGAGATCTTCGAGGAGGCCGTGGCGACCATCGCCGGGCTCCTTCCCTGA
- a CDS encoding DMT family transporter yields the protein MESQAKPAHRGSSAAGLGFGLLGVLAFSFTLPLTRVAVGQLDPLFVGAGRAVAAGLLATLVLAVLRQRFPRGRQWARLALVGAGVIAGFPILTSYALQTVPAAHGAVVIGLLPAATAVVAVLRARERPTPRFWLASSLGVAAVVGFVAITAGGLEALQPADLLLAGAVALAAIGYGEGALLSRELGSWQTICWALIVALPVMVPLMLVGLGSGWPRADAPAWLAFAYLAGVSMFLGFFAWYRGLAIGPIARVSQIQLVQPVLTIVWAALLLGERLDLVVLVGAVAVIACAATAVRARIR from the coding sequence GTGGAGAGTCAGGCAAAGCCGGCGCACCGTGGCTCATCCGCCGCCGGGCTCGGTTTCGGTCTGCTCGGCGTACTGGCGTTCTCCTTCACCCTGCCGCTGACCCGGGTGGCCGTGGGCCAGCTCGACCCGCTCTTCGTCGGCGCCGGTCGGGCCGTCGCGGCCGGGCTCCTCGCGACCCTGGTGCTCGCGGTGTTGCGGCAGCGGTTTCCGCGGGGCCGGCAGTGGGCGCGCCTGGCGCTCGTGGGGGCGGGCGTCATCGCCGGGTTCCCCATCCTCACCTCGTACGCGCTGCAGACCGTGCCGGCCGCCCACGGCGCCGTCGTGATCGGCTTGCTGCCCGCCGCCACGGCCGTGGTCGCGGTGCTCCGGGCCCGCGAACGGCCCACTCCCCGGTTCTGGCTGGCCAGCAGCTTGGGCGTGGCCGCCGTGGTCGGGTTCGTGGCGATCACCGCCGGCGGCCTCGAAGCACTGCAGCCGGCCGACCTGCTGCTGGCGGGCGCGGTCGCGCTCGCCGCGATCGGCTACGGCGAGGGCGCCCTGCTGTCCCGCGAGCTCGGCTCCTGGCAGACCATCTGCTGGGCCCTGATCGTGGCGCTGCCCGTGATGGTGCCGCTGATGCTCGTCGGGCTCGGCTCCGGCTGGCCCCGGGCGGATGCGCCGGCCTGGCTGGCCTTCGCCTACCTCGCCGGGGTGAGCATGTTCCTCGGGTTCTTCGCCTGGTACCGCGGGTTGGCGATCGGGCCGATCGCCCGGGTGAGCCAGATCCAGCTCGTGCAACCCGTGCTCACGATAGTGTGGGCCGCCCTGCTGCTCGGGGAGCGGCTCGACCTCGTGGTGCTGGTCGGCGCGGTCGCGGTGATCGCCTGCGCGGCGACCGCGGTGCGCGCCCGCATCCGCTGA
- a CDS encoding IS110 family transposase, protein MDVVHDRAAGIDVSKRDAKVCVRVPEGRPGRFTTTVTTWGSTTNQILELRAYLMRHQVTTVILEATSDYWKPFYYLLEETLPLMLVNAKAARNMPGRKTDVADAVWLAELAAHGLLRASFVPPEPIRELRDLTRARATVVRDRTREIHRLEKFLESTGIKLSSVVTDLTGVSARAMLEALIAGEHDPDVLAELAQGRMRSKKPELVEALVGRFGEHHAFMTRSHLGQIDVFTDRITELDARIEASMAPFRPLRDALTTIPGVSTIVADMIIAETGGDMNVFPTAEQLASWAGVCPGSNQSAGRIKSTHILPGNKYLKAALGTAAIAAARSRNTYLAAQYRRITARRGRPKAIVALEHTILTATWNMLTTGECYTDPGADFYARLAPERTKNRALNQLRTLGYDVTLTPAAA, encoded by the coding sequence ATGGATGTTGTTCACGACCGGGCCGCGGGAATCGATGTGTCCAAGCGCGACGCGAAGGTCTGTGTTCGAGTGCCGGAGGGCAGGCCGGGACGGTTCACCACCACGGTGACAACGTGGGGGTCCACAACGAATCAGATCCTGGAGCTACGGGCGTATCTGATGCGTCACCAGGTGACGACGGTGATCCTGGAAGCGACCAGCGATTACTGGAAACCGTTCTACTACCTCCTTGAGGAAACCCTGCCGTTGATGCTCGTCAACGCGAAGGCTGCCCGGAATATGCCGGGCCGCAAAACCGATGTTGCCGACGCGGTCTGGCTGGCTGAATTAGCCGCGCACGGTTTGTTGCGGGCGTCGTTCGTGCCGCCGGAACCGATCCGGGAACTGCGCGATCTGACTCGGGCACGCGCGACCGTGGTCCGGGACCGGACCCGGGAGATCCATCGGTTGGAGAAGTTCCTAGAAAGCACCGGCATCAAGCTCTCTTCGGTCGTCACTGACCTCACCGGTGTTTCCGCCAGGGCCATGCTCGAAGCGTTGATCGCGGGCGAACACGACCCCGACGTCCTCGCGGAGTTGGCTCAAGGACGGATGCGGTCCAAGAAACCCGAACTCGTCGAAGCGTTGGTGGGCCGCTTCGGCGAGCACCACGCATTCATGACCCGCTCACACCTGGGCCAGATCGATGTGTTCACCGACCGCATCACCGAGCTGGACGCGCGGATCGAGGCGTCGATGGCGCCCTTTCGTCCACTCCGAGACGCCCTCACCACCATCCCGGGAGTCTCAACCATCGTCGCTGACATGATCATCGCCGAGACCGGCGGTGACATGAATGTGTTCCCCACCGCTGAACAACTCGCGTCCTGGGCAGGCGTTTGTCCGGGCTCGAACCAGTCCGCGGGCCGCATCAAATCCACCCACATCTTGCCCGGAAACAAGTACCTCAAAGCCGCTCTCGGCACTGCGGCGATAGCCGCCGCCCGGTCGAGGAACACTTACCTCGCCGCCCAATACCGCCGAATCACCGCACGCCGCGGCCGGCCCAAAGCGATCGTCGCTCTCGAGCACACCATCCTCACCGCGACCTGGAACATGCTCACCACCGGCGAGTGTTACACCGACCCCGGAGCAGACTTCTATGCGCGGCTCGCCCCGGAACGCACGAAGAACCGAGCCCTCAACCAGCTCCGCACACTCGGATACGACGTCACCCTCACACCGGCAGCCGCATGA
- a CDS encoding Bug family tripartite tricarboxylate transporter substrate binding protein, with protein MNQVLRTVVFSTAVALITGFAVVNAVSTGSSSTVRNKLTVMAPASPGGGWDGFSRESQAALRSEGIVNNVQVANVPGAGGTIGLAQLVQMTGRDDILMATGGVMIGAISLGDTAETLQDVTPIARVADDYAALVVPADSPITSLDDFIEEWKADPAGTSIAGGSLGSIDHLMTGLLAGAIGLDPKQANYIAYSGGGEALSAMLSHTTTGGMSGYNEISGQVEAGQLRVLAVSSPERMPGVDVPTFMELGVDVSMSNWRGYVAPAGLSDEETAELAAIVEEMQASPAWREVLERNNWTDSYLVGPDFEDFLIDQQKQIDVIIGELGL; from the coding sequence GTGAATCAAGTATTACGCACCGTCGTGTTCAGCACGGCGGTCGCGCTCATCACAGGCTTCGCCGTGGTCAATGCGGTCTCCACCGGATCGTCCTCGACGGTGCGCAACAAGCTCACCGTGATGGCCCCCGCCTCACCCGGTGGCGGATGGGACGGCTTCTCCAGGGAATCCCAGGCGGCGTTGCGCTCCGAGGGCATCGTGAACAACGTCCAGGTCGCCAATGTCCCCGGCGCCGGCGGCACCATTGGGCTCGCCCAACTGGTCCAGATGACCGGCCGGGACGACATCCTGATGGCCACCGGCGGGGTGATGATCGGCGCAATCTCGCTCGGCGACACCGCTGAGACCCTGCAGGATGTCACCCCTATCGCCCGGGTCGCCGACGATTACGCCGCCCTGGTCGTGCCCGCGGACTCGCCTATCACCTCGCTCGACGACTTCATCGAAGAGTGGAAGGCCGACCCCGCCGGAACCTCGATAGCGGGCGGCTCGCTCGGATCCATCGACCACCTGATGACCGGCCTGCTGGCGGGTGCGATCGGACTGGACCCCAAGCAGGCCAACTACATCGCCTACTCCGGCGGCGGGGAGGCGCTCTCCGCGATGCTCTCGCACACCACGACAGGGGGGATGTCGGGCTACAACGAGATCTCCGGGCAAGTCGAGGCGGGGCAGCTGAGGGTTCTCGCGGTCTCCTCCCCCGAGCGGATGCCCGGAGTCGACGTGCCGACGTTCATGGAGCTCGGTGTCGACGTGTCGATGTCGAACTGGCGGGGCTACGTAGCCCCGGCCGGTCTGAGCGACGAGGAGACGGCGGAGCTTGCGGCGATCGTCGAGGAGATGCAGGCGTCGCCGGCCTGGCGCGAGGTGCTGGAGCGGAACAACTGGACCGACTCGTACCTGGTCGGGCCTGACTTCGAGGACTTCCTCATCGACCAGCAGAAACAGATTGACGTGATCATCGGGGAGCTCGGACTATGA
- a CDS encoding sensor histidine kinase, which translates to MRPERRAAARRRGFAFGLFVAQVGVITLIAAVAAGVAVAVQTDQVRRSAEGDLEVLADSVATLPVVIEGLQSPDPHTLIQPVTSAMQKAAGVEYITVVDLNNIRVAHPWPELVGQPVSSDHSGVRRGERYVGAEEDGPVGLTLRAKVPVIAPDGRVVGTVSAGVPVRAVQQEVTGRALQIIVPTLVAALMGVIVSWTATARLRRRLYGIEPGEMLALVQSRAAMTDGVQDGFVGIDDDGRIAFMNTGARRLLAVTGDVEGERAAEALPAPIVRMLDTEGQPDTRQLTTAGRTLVVTRSTAVADGRDVGTTLVIQDRSELESMLATLGDERARSGLLRVEAHDFDNRMHVVSGLLRLGEFDDARRYLDSLPRAQRPGAAEQWHRIEPPMLAALLASRQAQADAEDITMDISADSRVGAAVAVGAEELTVVGNLLSNAIEAAESSIDVFLVGDADGLELIIEDDGPGVSDHDAQRVFEHGHTSKPADGWRHGIGLSVVREHISHRGGEISIERADLGGARFVVRLPAASDSPRPIKEHLE; encoded by the coding sequence GTGCGCCCCGAACGACGTGCGGCCGCTCGCCGGCGGGGCTTCGCTTTCGGCCTGTTCGTCGCGCAGGTCGGGGTGATCACGCTCATCGCGGCCGTCGCGGCGGGTGTTGCGGTCGCCGTGCAGACCGATCAGGTGCGTCGATCGGCGGAGGGCGACCTGGAGGTGCTGGCGGATTCCGTCGCAACGCTGCCGGTTGTGATCGAGGGCCTGCAGTCGCCGGATCCGCATACGCTCATCCAACCCGTCACCTCGGCCATGCAGAAGGCCGCGGGGGTGGAGTACATCACTGTGGTCGACCTGAACAATATCCGTGTAGCCCACCCGTGGCCCGAGCTCGTCGGTCAACCCGTCTCGAGTGACCATTCCGGTGTGCGCCGGGGCGAGCGTTACGTGGGAGCGGAGGAGGACGGCCCCGTGGGTCTGACTCTGCGCGCCAAGGTTCCGGTGATCGCCCCTGACGGCCGCGTCGTCGGCACTGTCTCCGCCGGCGTGCCGGTTCGCGCCGTGCAGCAAGAGGTGACGGGTCGGGCGCTGCAGATCATCGTGCCCACTCTCGTTGCGGCGCTCATGGGAGTCATTGTCTCCTGGACGGCGACCGCGCGGCTGCGTCGGCGGCTCTACGGTATCGAGCCGGGGGAGATGCTCGCCCTCGTGCAGTCCAGGGCCGCGATGACCGACGGGGTTCAGGACGGATTCGTCGGCATCGACGATGACGGGCGCATCGCCTTCATGAACACCGGCGCAAGACGACTGCTGGCCGTCACCGGTGACGTCGAGGGCGAACGGGCGGCAGAGGCGCTCCCTGCTCCCATCGTGAGGATGCTCGACACCGAGGGGCAACCGGACACGAGGCAGCTGACCACGGCAGGACGAACTCTCGTCGTGACCCGGTCCACGGCGGTGGCCGACGGCCGCGACGTGGGCACGACCCTTGTCATCCAGGACCGCAGCGAGCTGGAATCGATGCTCGCGACCCTGGGTGACGAGCGCGCCAGGTCCGGCCTGCTGCGTGTCGAGGCGCACGATTTCGACAACAGGATGCACGTCGTGTCCGGCCTGCTCCGGCTGGGCGAGTTCGACGACGCCCGACGGTACCTCGACAGCCTGCCGCGCGCCCAGCGACCGGGGGCGGCGGAACAATGGCACCGCATCGAACCCCCGATGTTGGCGGCACTGCTCGCGTCCAGGCAGGCTCAGGCCGACGCCGAGGACATCACCATGGACATCTCCGCCGACAGCCGGGTCGGCGCCGCCGTCGCCGTGGGAGCGGAGGAGCTCACCGTCGTCGGCAATCTGCTCTCCAACGCCATCGAGGCCGCCGAATCCAGCATCGACGTCTTCCTGGTCGGCGACGCGGACGGGCTGGAACTCATCATCGAGGATGACGGCCCGGGCGTGAGCGACCACGACGCTCAACGCGTGTTCGAACACGGCCACACGTCCAAACCCGCCGACGGCTGGCGGCACGGTATCGGTTTGAGCGTCGTGCGCGAGCACATCTCGCACCGGGGCGGCGAGATCAGCATCGAACGGGCCGACCTGGGCGGTGCCCGGTTCGTGGTGCGGCTGCCGGCAGCATCCGATTCCCCCCGACCCATCAAGGAGCATCTCGAATGA
- a CDS encoding tripartite tricarboxylate transporter TctB family protein, translated as MTTPSTTPVTARPGPQPGIRRRSWWTGRGELSVGILALVAAALLTVGTVTMNVRGQQEPGPQFFPVIVIGLLLFSGGWVTVQALLPRRADRQVWHSPDISKDMLADVAGTDTELIKLDRRHATQAEDDTTAFDWRTFGLVLGAVVLFAVLLNPVGWIFSAALLFWLVSYALGSRRPVFDIGVALILSSAVQLAFSAGLGLALPSGFFGWIF; from the coding sequence ATGACGACACCATCCACAACGCCCGTGACTGCTCGGCCCGGCCCGCAGCCGGGCATCCGTCGGCGGTCCTGGTGGACCGGCAGAGGCGAACTCTCTGTGGGGATCCTGGCCCTGGTTGCTGCGGCCCTGCTCACCGTCGGCACCGTCACCATGAACGTGCGCGGCCAGCAGGAGCCAGGCCCGCAGTTCTTCCCGGTGATCGTGATCGGCCTGTTGCTCTTCAGCGGTGGCTGGGTCACTGTGCAGGCGCTCCTGCCCCGCCGTGCGGACCGGCAGGTATGGCACTCCCCCGACATCTCGAAGGACATGCTCGCCGATGTGGCGGGCACCGACACCGAACTGATCAAGCTCGATCGCCGGCACGCCACCCAGGCCGAGGACGACACGACAGCGTTCGACTGGCGCACCTTCGGTCTCGTGCTCGGCGCCGTCGTGCTCTTCGCTGTGCTGCTCAACCCCGTGGGCTGGATCTTCAGCGCCGCTTTGCTCTTCTGGCTGGTCTCGTACGCGCTCGGCAGCCGCCGGCCCGTTTTCGACATCGGCGTCGCCCTCATTCTGAGCTCGGCGGTACAACTCGCTTTCAGTGCCGGGCTGGGCCTCGCCCTTCCCTCCGGCTTCTTCGGATGGATCTTCTGA